A section of the Humulus lupulus chromosome 2, drHumLupu1.1, whole genome shotgun sequence genome encodes:
- the LOC133816192 gene encoding putative 3,4-dihydroxy-2-butanone kinase isoform X1 — MFSLLSLSGFSISIMKADQAILQLLDAPTKAPAWPVGVDSSHPPPKIPVPVPPSHSTKSDESLGWPLQLSEEGQILEAAIEAVANAVIKIVDSLNEWDSRAGDGDCGSTMYKGAAAILEDLET, encoded by the exons ATGTTCTCATTGTTATCCTTGTCAGGTTTCTCGATTTCCATCATGAAAGCGGATCAAGCTATTTTGCAACTTTTGGATGCTCCAACTAAAGCTCCAGCTTGGCCTGTTGGTGTTGACA GTAGTCATCCACCACCCAAGATTCCTGTTCCAGTCCCTCCATCTCATTCTACAAAGAGTGATGAG TCATTAGGTTGGCCGCTTCAACTGAGTGAAGAAGGTCAGATTCTTGAGGCGGCTATTGAAGCAGTTGCAAATGCAGTAATCAAGATCGTGGATAGTTTGAATGAGTGGGACAGTAGAGCAGGTGATGGTGACTGTGGGTCAACA ATGTATAAAGGTGCAGCTGCGATATTAGAGGACTTGGAAACGTGA
- the LOC133816192 gene encoding putative 3,4-dihydroxy-2-butanone kinase isoform X2, translated as MAGFSISIMKADQAILQLLDAPTKAPAWPVGVDSSHPPPKIPVPVPPSHSTKSDESLGWPLQLSEEGQILEAAIEAVANAVIKIVDSLNEWDSRAGDGDCGSTMYKGAAAILEDLET; from the exons ATGGCAG GTTTCTCGATTTCCATCATGAAAGCGGATCAAGCTATTTTGCAACTTTTGGATGCTCCAACTAAAGCTCCAGCTTGGCCTGTTGGTGTTGACA GTAGTCATCCACCACCCAAGATTCCTGTTCCAGTCCCTCCATCTCATTCTACAAAGAGTGATGAG TCATTAGGTTGGCCGCTTCAACTGAGTGAAGAAGGTCAGATTCTTGAGGCGGCTATTGAAGCAGTTGCAAATGCAGTAATCAAGATCGTGGATAGTTTGAATGAGTGGGACAGTAGAGCAGGTGATGGTGACTGTGGGTCAACA ATGTATAAAGGTGCAGCTGCGATATTAGAGGACTTGGAAACGTGA